The following DNA comes from Vespa crabro chromosome 25, iyVesCrab1.2, whole genome shotgun sequence.
GTTTCCTTactctaaaaataaaaagaatgaaaagaatctATTAAATTTGATCATATAAATTGATAACGTACAttggattaaaaaagaaatcaatttgttttttacaTTTGCTGAATATAGACCATTATGAAggatatctataaaaaatggCGGAGTTATAGTGATTATAACGTAACTGTTTCGTATAATGCTCATAAATCGAACAATGGTATCATTTACATACAATTTCATTCTAGTATTCAAtcgttttttaattcgatcaaCATTTCACCATTACAGATTTACAAATGAGCATCCTGTACATCATTATTGTTTACACAATACAGAATCATGGTGCAATTGGTAGGaaggaaatgataaaaattgaataagaCACTTTTGACCATGAATATAAAAGCTTTATCGAAAAACATtttgaagaaattaaagaatattaatgaagATTAAAGTAAGGATACTTTGTTGCTACATCGACTTTACGGATTTACGGAAAATACGAATGAAAGTTTTAATTACTTGAATTGGGACTTTGGCTCGTTAAACTATCATCATCGGATCCGCAATGATAGAAAACTCATTGAACATCGCTCCTTGTCTTTTAAATCAAGGAATGTCGTCCatcattaaattaatacaatcGTTAGGTATGGAAATTGATCTGCTTGTTTATCAGTTTGCCATGCTAGAAGATAATTTTTGCACGAATGTGGCCGAACTTGATCAGCAAATACAGCGAAAGAAGCTTGCTAATTTCATAAAAacgaacattaataacaattaaactTTCATTCGACGATTGAAAGTTTATTACGTGGTTTTAAATTCGATGATTTAATGCAAATCTTCAAAAATACATGTTAGCTGTTCGTAAAAGGGAACTTCAAATGTGTTGAAATGTGTTATATTAGAAAGTTcttcaaaaaatattgaaatgaaaggcatcaaaaatttcctttattatctgCATTACATTTAAGTCTTTTTGAAAGCTTGATTTTTTTGCGGAATGCTTCTTTTTTTGGATCAAAAAGAAAGTCTGATTTTTTTctagaaaatataagagataaattaaaatgttcgacattttttataaatgtataatttcaaaaatttggCTGAATAagtacttattttatttttatattttaagaattatttatgaataaattatttcctttgtttttaataaatagtCATGGAAATTATCAGAAGTAACAAATTGTTTCCAATATTTATGCAAATTTCGCTTCTTCGccattctttataaatttttgagGAAAATAGTTATGAATTTATGTTTAAAGTAAATCCTATCAAGTCAAAGGAAGTTTATTTTactaaattatgtatattagtgaacgaaatgaatgaaaagtgAAGGGTATGGcaaaaaaatgtttgtttctttatgCTACGTGATTATGTACttcgttaaaaagaaacaaaattaaaatattccgaTATATTTGTACCATCAATACGTAGTAACCGGAAAGACAGATATGAATAGTGGTACCAAACAGTTGCTGCATAATCGTTAAATTAAAGTTATCCTCCAATGTTTCCGTCAatctgaaatattatatttcatgttgataaaaaaaaaaatattagagtTGATTAGCATTGTTTGTATATTCATTATTGAAACAAAATAAGTTAAAAatcaatacaaatttatatagaaggaaatattcttttttatttttgatatattcaAAGACATGAGGatgattgaaattaataaatacgtaatacaataataaatagtaataaatacaaCATAATGAATagatattcaattaattaataaaatataataaatatataattgaataggaaataaaaaatgataaaataacaagatattaaataaatcatgatAGACCTAAATTGTTGAAGCCAGCCATTCATAAAAGGAAttgtttattaacaaaataataaataataaataatggagaaaatgagataatttgtaatattgtgttacaaaatacaataacgtgcataaatataatatatatacgtgtttgTGTGTTTGTAAATCAactgaaaaaatttattatcaaacttcaaaataaaacatacacacacacacatatcaattatttttatataattatattttaccttATCAATCGATAATGTCGTAAGATAAGTTTCTTCATACCATCACgataatttttagaattatttattattgatttcacTTTATAGGATAACATGGAGAACTGTGTAATTACTTGAATGGATAAATTGACGAACATGCAGTCGAATCCTACGTAACCTAATATAATAGCAGGTACGAGTATTAGTTGATAAGCGCATATCAAAGCATAAATCCTGCTGTCCCTTAAATCCATGATTTCTAATGTCCTATACGGCAATTTATAACCCATGGAATTGTTTTGCTTTGCTGAAAAgtagaaacagagaaaaggaaaccaaagtaattttcttaagaaaaataattacaaaaagataCAAGAACAAATACATTCGATTAGCtgattaatacaaatattccaattattcaTATCGACTTAATATCCGACACAATGGTAAACCATATTTCAATCATGTAATATTATAGAGTATCCTTaagtaatttttcatttaattaattaatttaaagttAGACACACAgttagatataattttttttttaattcttttcaaatCAATTGCGACTTTGTCATTTCTTCtgtatattttcaagtcacctttcataaaaatattcatgccATAATGAGAAATATGATTCGAGATGAATTTGAAAGCTATTGGCATTTCGagacatttcattttttatgaaataatccaTAGATTTAAAGCAAATGGTAATTCAATGACGTTATATCGAATGAATACAGTGGATTTGTTAAAACTTTTTGGCTAAGTTggttcattattttcatggaTCGATTCTTTCATTAGTATGTTACTCgtttattgttgatatttaatGCCGACAGTTTTTTCAGCAATTCATTATGTAACTATTCTAACTGTGGGTAGTGAATATCATTGGCAATTGGTTAtagtaatacaaaataaattatgacGGTGGGATACCATCAATCGCACGATATTCAATATCAAACCTAGATTATATGTAGGTACAGCTGCTTAGTTCCGGAGAAAGTTATTGATTGGTGTCAATTCAAGTTGCTGTATAGGACTTATGGTAACAATTTATGGTAACAATTAATCATTTATGGTAACAATTAAGCTTAGGATTTGTGTCACTTCGTTATCTGGTCAGTAACGATGTGCAAATTCTTCCTTGTTGATATTAGTTCGTATTCGACAAATTGATACGGAATACAAATATCtcgattagatatattttcgatttcaTCAAGATGTCTTTGTACTGTCGACCAAGTAATCctaaatttatcaaaagttTCTCGCATTGTCATTTATGGATCAGACTCAATTTGACAATGATTTCATTACATCATTATCAAATACGACAGGTCATTTACTTTGATCATCATTGGATCATGTCTAAATAATGATTAGATCATATTGTTTGTACCAACATTAACACTTATTGACTCTCGTTATTTACCCATAAAGATCACAAACTTATTGTTGCTTTATTTTGCAGTTGTTGcgttaattatcaaaaaaaaaaaaaaaataaaacaacatGCAATGacgtatatattcttttttaacgttggcagatcgaaattaatttacttattaaaaatatttagcaGAATTAACGATTATTGCATGATAGTGCGTGTGTACAAAAGTATTTGTTTATATGTGTGAATACATTTACTAATtcaataatatgtaaataaataaatacataaaaaatataatcgtcgGATTACGCTTAGTAgcataatgaaattaatagaaaatatgtaaagtataatttcacatacaaaaaaaaaaaagaagacataaattatatattaccaATTTGAATTCCTTCGGTAACTCGAttcatataatacaataattcgGCCACTGTCATTGAAGAggtaattactataataaaatatggagGTAATTTAGTATAATTTACGAATGTCAGTTTTTCCTCTTTAGTTTCGTATTTCTCAGTCAATGAAAACTCCTCGAGTTCTGTGAATAATTTACGTAATGCTTCTCTGTTCATTCTGGTGATTGTAATTTTCGTAAGTGTCATTGTTGAGGCAATATTTTCTGCTATGTTCGATACGACATTCTCCAAAGTTTTTGGAGCCCAAAATAATTCAGCGATTGCTAAAGAACAATGAATGGAaagatatatgaaaaagaagagaaatatcgGAATGTAGTTCTTCAATGGCCAAATTCCCATGCATTTTAAGAACCTTGAGCTCCAAATGAATGATCTTCGGACGTTGGCAATCCCTAATTCCTATTTTAAAAACATTCaatgaattaatttgttaGATTTGTtatagattaattatttaattatgcaTCTGAATACAttgtattatagttaatatatatatcatattcatatatattcatatattgttatttataatatcatatatacatgcatatgtgtatacatatatatatacatatatatatatatatatatatatatatatatatacatatatatatatatatatatatatatgtatatgtatatatatatacctataaattatatatttatatattcataattaatataatgataaatatgcatatatagattattaatatagatgaacgtatttatgtttatatcgatttaaatttcttataatattatatttaattcaatttttttattataattaaatcactcaaaaaaagatatatagatatctatatattctattatttaatatatttaaatcaattctattatgtattttatttgaaatatttgatcaatgttcgtattattattaaatattaatatttttcatttactttaatattcaagattaatattttattatgtaaatatttaatactatataataaaaaatataaaatatttatatattacgaaaagaaaattatatatattaatttatattcatatatgtgcacaattttatcatcatattaatacattttttattactttataatgGGTACATAAATAAAGAGttactaattttttatttcgttaacatgacatatttgataaaaataattcacatAAAATTTGTCTGATAATAAacatgatatattattgcatttttttttctatttattaaacGATCTTGAAGTCCATTCAAGCTTAACttcaacatttttaaatacgtgcttacgtttttttataatggaaaaaatcgttgttaaaaaaaaaagaaacaaaattttttaaatattttctttaccgAACAAGAAAATTAACTTTAAGATATCATTGAATCTTTCCacttaagaataataataattagtaaaataatatttcaactttTGCAATCAAATAATACTTGCTATaacaacatttttcaaaaatgcTCCGTATTCGAGATAaagattttttgtttcaaacaCCCGATATATTGTCCATTAAAATCTTCATACGATGATCGTTCAACGAATgaaatcaatataattattaaatctcaTTGGTTCACATTTTCAACTACATTCACgaacataaattaatataaaaatttatttagtttaaaagaaaaaaatcaagcaTCAAAAACAGACAACATGAAGATATGATTGtagacttgaaaaaaaaaatcaactgAAACGTTACAGAATTGTCTGCGAAGTATAAGAAAAGGTCAATAATATCTGCACggttataaatgaaattgcatgacaacaaaaatatatataagaaataaatattaattcccAAATAAAATTgcacaaaaataattttcaattgaaacaAATGTGACACACTTTGATCGATGGAAAATTATTTCCAATCACTACACTTAGGACATCAACGACACTTTATATTCGGGACGAAAGTCCTTCtgcaattagaaaaaaataaagagagaaaatacaaaataagtGAAAAGCAAACCCTGCTCTTGATCTTACTTCTATGCTatccttttccattttatctCTTCGAAGGTTTGCGACAGACTGAGGGCAAAACGGTCGAGCGTCCTCCCTGGTAAACTTTGTTTAAAAAGTTGGTATAGGGGTATAAGGGGTTGCTTGAATAGTTAATCTCAAGttgacgaaaaaaatattgggAAAGAACTCTTCTCTAACTGTTTCCATCAACGAGTGAAACTGTTACTTCGTAATTCATCGATTACTGTAGGTCGTTGATAGCTTGTTAGAGGggtaaaaaatgtattttcacCACATTGGTTCTATTGTTTCAAAACCCTCATGTAAAAGTTGCTATAACTTCATTGCATTTACCtctcattgaaatttttccctttttatcttttttcttttactttttctttctttttcttttcttttttttttttttttttaagaaagaaagtgatCATGGATATAGAGAAGACAAGGAACATCTCTCCCTGCAGTataatttcctttctttgtgCGGCTATAGTTCGAAGTATTTCGGTTTATCggcaatataaaaatgttttcagtCTATAATacttttcgttcgatcgtaattttcgtttcttttttttatgctttCAGTTCGGCGTAATACGACGAAGGAACGACATTGGTTGTGACAGAATTAATGGTGGTAGTTTaagggaaaatatttttccttcgcGGAAACATTTATTCGTAAGTTGTCCTTAtcgttgttttttattttaacgctCTTAGGAGAGTGACGAGTACAGCATTTAAGGAAGTACATGATTTCGGGTAGAAAaggaaactttttcttttggttttaattttcaatttcatacAAGAcctcttttcgtttattttaaaattattaatttttatatacaatccATTAATCTCTATATGtccataaattttactttcatttttttctcacaCGAATTATGTTTTTTGTACATATCACTtgttttttatgaattttgatttttttttctttgtataccattaataatttttatttattacattttctacgatgattttaattaattcatataacgacctcgaaatatttttgttaatattttttttatgacttACATTTGCCGtcacattttctttcatatttattagcatacttaattttaattatatttaaaatgtaatataaatgtttgcACATTTTCATGttgaaataatcaaaatatattaattcttcatAAACTTTGCTAATAGTGATTTCagcctttattatttttacttaaatACATAAGTTCGTTCagttttcatataaataaagagaaaagaacatttttgtcaatattaattttgttgttgcacgaatacgtaatatattaaaaaacaaaaataactaaaaagaaaaacaaattgggCTCATGCATATTGttaactttgaaaaaaatggATTAATTATGCTCGGATAAttgtatgaataataacgataatttttctgTTAACAGACATATATTCTCTTATGTAACATGCTTTTttgaattatacatatatatacatatttatttcaaattttctaataaatttgtttttctattaatattattattactttctccCATATAAGTATGGAAAACAATAGAATCAGAAATAATTGACcatcattttaaaatatgaGACAACTGGtgtttttaatacaaattttcttcCCAAAAAAAGGAACTAAGTGTTTTGATTGATAGTCctaaaattgtattaatattttttttgacaCTAATAATTAACGCTGATACAAGTCAACGATGTATACACAAACAATTTGTCTTCCTACGAGGGATTACgacttaagaaaataaaagatatttcttaGTACGTAATACATTTCATATAAGTTTTGTTCACAAAAATGTTCGCAGTACCGATAAATATCCCATTGAAGTTTTGAGGATCtgcaaatattaaagaaataaataatatatataagaaaaaaaacaatcgtaTTGTTACAGCAAGGaacattatttgaaaatagaaaatatcaatcATAATGTACTTACGTTTGTGAAAATGGACAAGGACAAGACCGCAAATTTGCCGGATGTTAAAAATTGCGGCTTTTTCGTACGTGTCatacaaataagaaaaaatttcgattcTGTTACCGGTAAGTTATACCAGTCGTAATTATAAATGGCATCACCAAAATTATAActctaattaaataaaacaaatgatattaatgaagtaATTGATAGTTCAATTCTAgaagaaattattgatattttatatacttcttGAATAAAACACTCGCCGATGAAACAGTAGATAAAAAGTGTGCATACCACGGCAAAGACGTATACAACGAACAGgaacgattttatattgtccTTCGTATCCTTTCcctaaaagtgaaaaaaaattaaatgtatcGATTAAGTGTTATCGTATAAAttgataacgttattaaaaaagaaatcaatttgttttttacaTTTGCTGAATATAGACCATTATGCAggatatctataaaaaatggCGGAGTTATAGTGATTATAACGTAACTGTCTCGTATAATGCTCACAATCGAACAATGGTATCATTTACATACAATTTCATTCCAGTATtcaatcgttttttattttattgcaatTCCCGAAAACTTATACGTACAAgcgtatatgtacattttgttagttgtacaaaaaaaaattgataacaaTTGCATCAGACGGTAAGTGCAAAACAGAGAGCAAAattcattaacaataaatttacatGCGCTACGTcgggaaaataaaattcaatgcaAGAACAACTAAATCGATCAACATTTCACCATTACAGATTTACAAATGAGCATCCTGtacgtcattattgtttacaCAATACAGAATCATGGTGCAATTGGTAGGAAGGAAATGGTA
Coding sequences within:
- the LOC124432465 gene encoding uncharacterized protein LOC124432465 — its product is MGIWPLKNYIPIFLFFFIYLSIHCSLAIAELFWAPKTLENVVSNIAENIASTMTLTKITITRMNREALRKLFTELEEFSLTEKYETKEEKLTFVNYTKLPPYFIIVITSSMTVAELLYYMNRVTEGIQIAFKFISNHISHYGMNIFMKGDLKIYRRNDKVAIDLKRIKKKIISNSKQNNSMGYKLPYRTLEIMDLRDSRIYALICAYQLILVPAIILGYVGFDCMFVNLSIQVITQFSMLSYKVKSIINNSKNYRDGMKKLILRHYRLIRLTETLEDNFNLTIMQQLFGTTIHICLSGYYVLMQASFAVFADQVRPHSCKNYLLAWQTDKQADQFPYLTISKETKDNLQSFLFFVYISSVICTLFIYCFIGECFIQESSNYGNAIYNYDWYNLPVTESKFFLICMTRTKKPQFLTSGKFAVLSLSMFTDILKTSIGYLSVLRTFV